ATTTCCGGCCAGATAAAGATTTTTATAATCTTCCGCGGGTTTTAAACTGGCAAAACCTTCTTTGATTGCTTCTTCCGTCAAAGAGGAAATCCACAAACGCTGAATAGGCTTGTTGCATTTTGCCTTCTGCAGTACCCAACGCTGGATCAATTCTCCCTCCTGCCCGGCATCCCCGCAGTTAATGACCTCATCACATTCTTCGACTAATCTTTCAATCACTTTAAACTGATTTTCAACGCCTTTATTCGGGATCAGCTTTATACCGAAGCTGCTTGGAATAATAGGCAGCAGAAATAAATTCCAGGATTTGTACTGAGGTCCGTAGTCGTGAGGTTCTTTCAGGGTACAAAGGTGTCCGAACGTCCATGTCACGCAATAGCCGTTCCCTTCCATATAGCCCTGTTTAGGCGTGGTAGCGCCCAATACTTTGGCGATATCTCTGGCAACACTGGGTTTCTCGGCAATACATAATTTCATGAACTCGGGTTTATTGTAGGGCTGCAAAAATCGGGATTTTTTTTGACTTTAACTAATTTAGTTGGGAGTTGATCTTTGATAAGTTATACACACGAATATCACAAACCTGCCAGTAATATTAATAATTATGAGCTGACAAACATTACTTTTTCTGCACCGTTTATTATATTCAGATCCAGCCTTTCAATAAGAAAGTTAACATCCTCAGCAAACTTCTCCTTCAGATAACCCTCTTCAATATCATGTCCATACGCTATCTTTTTATAGAAATCAGGTTGGTTTTTCAATGCATTCTTCAATTCTACCAGATTAGATTTTAAAACCTCCAGATCAATATATTCTTCATAAAAAGTCCAGAAATCCAATATCTTCAGGTCAATATGTAAGACTCTTTCTATTTGATACAATAATCTGTCATCATCTTCCGGACTCTCATCGGCCATAACCAGATTTAAACCGTCTCTTCCGTCAAAATGGTATTGATCTCTCAAGTCCAGATATTGCCACAAAGGCTCCTCTTTATCAAATACAAAACTTATTTCGAGTCCCAATCCCATATCTTTTTCTTAAAAAGTAAATATAACAAAAAGCCCCCTTAAAAAAAGAGGGCTCCATCAACAATAGTAACGAAACTAAGTTCATTATTTCTTTTTCACTTCTGCAATGGCTTCTGAGATCCCACCGCCTGCGGTTTCAAAGAAGGCAGGGCCGGACAGCAGATATACTTTTTCTATTTTTTTGGTGGTGGATAATTGATGTTCTTTCAGATAGTTTTCAGAACGGTTGGCATGGACAATTCCTCTTACTACATTTCCGGCTATCAAGGCAGTTGGAGAGTCTATTCCGGCATCTTTAAGATCGCTGGCAAAAGCAAAATTGGCAACCCCTAATCTCATTGCTTCACGGGCTGCCACCTCTCCTACGGAAGTCATCAGATCAGGAGTGAATTTGTTCCGGTCACCAAGCCCGATGAGCAATAATTTCTTTGCAGACATTGATCCTGCGGGAGGCGTTATTAAAATCGTTTCCAAAGAATGTCCCTGAAACTGTCCTGATTTTCTGATATTGGTCAGTTCACCTTTTAAAGCTTCGTCCAGGTGTACCAAACCATTTAAACTGGCTGGTAAAGCCGGAGCATTGAAGATGTCACCTTCCGTATATTCAAAAACACAGGCTACCTGAAGATCAGTATTGGCTGAAGAAGGACCTTGTACCCAACCTATGATGGAGATTCCGTCTACCGAGCCCCAGTTTTTGGAAGTTCCTATGGCAGCGGTCTTTGGAGGAGCTGTAGTGGTTGTCTGTGCAAAATTTAAAGCAGAGAATACTAAAGCTGCAATTACTAGTGATTGGCTTAGAATAGTTTTCATATTTTTTTGTTGCTGGTTATTTTGTTGCCGACAGAAAGTTCTTTTTTTGATCTTTATTTTATAAAGTCATTGGAACTTCCATGATCAGGATCTCTGTATCTTCCTGCAGTATTTTAATATTCAGGTCTTTGATATCCCAGACTCCGAACCCGTCTCTTTCTTCAACTTTCTGACCTTCAATTTCTGCGCTTCCCTTAATGATAAAGAAATAGGCCCCGTTTCCTTTTTTCTTAATTTCATAAACCGTTTCTGTATCTTTATCAAAAGTCCCCAGATGAAACCATGCATCCTGATGAATCCATACCCCTTCATCATCCGCGTTGGGAGATAGGATTTGCTGAAACCGGTTATGGCTTTTTGTCTTGTTTAGAGTGATCTGGTCGTATCTTGGAGTTACATTTCTTTTATTCGGGTATACCCAGATTTGCAGGAATTTTACGGACTGATCACTGTTTCTGTTGAACTCACTGTGCATAATTCCCGTTCCCGCGCTCATCACCTGTATATCTCCACTTTTGATAATGGCTGTATTGCCCATGCTGTCTTTGTGTTCAAGATCGCCCTCCAATGGAATACTAATAATCTCCATATTATCATGAGGATGGGTACCGAAACCTCTTCCCCCTTCTACTTTGTCATCATTAAGCACTCTCAGAACTCCGAAGTGCATTCTTTCAGGATTATGATAATTGGCAAAACTGAATGTGTGCTGGCTTAATAACCATCCGTGATCCGCTTTTCCTCTTGAATCGGCTTTATGGATAACAGAATTTTCTTTGATTTTTGATTCCGTATTGGGAAGATGATTGTAGCCGATAGGTTCTAATGGTTCAATCTCGTCGATCTCATTTTCCATGTTTTTTGCAAGAGAAGCAGATGCTACAAACATTCCTGTTCCCAATAGTCCTTTTTTTATAAAATCCTTTCTGTCCATATCAAGTAGTTATTTGTTCGTTTTTGATATGACAAATTTAGATAAATGAAAAGGGCTGCACATTTAACTAGTTTAATAAATCACCTTAATAAAAAAATATTTTCCTTTATTGTCTAAACCAGTTCCATTGCTTTAGCCAGCCTGTAAGCTTCAATGGAGTTCTTTACCTGCAGCTTCTGAAGAATATTCTGCCGGTGTCTGTTGACGGTGTTTAAGCTGATATCAAGTGATTCTGCGATTTCTTTACTCATTTTACCATGAGCGATCAGCAAAAGCACCTCCTTTTCCCTTGCCGACAGTACATCGGTATATTTAAATTCATTGTAATACAGCGTAGCACCATTCATGGAATTCACAATCACCCCATTTTCGTGAAGCAGGGCATTCACATTGTTTCCGGATATATTATAAATACAAAGCCCCAGCCTCACCTTATCTTCTTCTACAGCATAAAACATACGGTGCAAAACCGTCAGATATTCTCCTGAATGACTGCGCATTCTAAGATTAACAGCCATATAATAATCTGTCCACTCAGCCATTGGAACCTCTTTCAAAAAATGGAAAAAATAATGTTCCAGAACCAGCTTTTTTCTGACATCTTCAGGATGTACTTTACTGAGTATTTCATCTTCCCAAATAGAAGATATTTCTATTTCTTCCCCACAACGGTCATCCCCGATCAGCGAACTCATACCGCCATAGTGAATGGTGCTTCTTCTGGTTTTAAGGTCTGTCAGCACACAGATGGCATTTTCAATTTCGGAATACATTTTTGCAACGGACCGGTACTTTAACCATATTCCGGAGGTATCCTTGTTTTCAAAAGACTGGTCTAATAATGCTTTGTCAAGTTTAGCTTTAATATTCATCGTATGGTTATTTCTAACTATTGAATTCTTTTTTTGGGGAAATTACCTTTGTAAATATAGATTTTTTAATGATCATTCTATGAAACAGGGGATCAGTTTCACTCAATAACCTCCTGTTTTATACTAAGCTTATATTATACTTTTTTTAATGAAAAAATTATTACTAGCAGCATCACTGTCTTTCATGACAGGATTCCTGCACAATGTCAGAGCGCAGCGTTTAGAAAAGATGAATTGGTTCAATGAGCCTGAAAAATGGGAAATAAAGGATAATTCATTATCCATGTTTGTTACTCCGCAAAGTGACTATTGGCGTATTTCACATTATGGATTTACGGTGGATGATGCTCCGTTTTATTATTCAACCTATGGTGGTGAATTTGAAGTCAAAGTAAAAATTACAGGTGATTATAAAGTCCGTTTTGACCAGATGGGACTGATGCTTCGTACGGACCCTCAGAATTACATTAAATTTGGAATTGAATATGTAGATGGAAAATATAATTTAAGTACCGTAGTTACCCATACCACAAGTGACTGGAGTGTCATAGAACTGAAAGAGAAACCACAGGCCGTCTGGATCAAAGCGGTCAGACGCCTGGATGCCGTTGAGATCTTCTATTCCTTCGACGACAAAAATTATATCATGATGAGAAATGCTCATCTTCAGGACAACACTCCTGTTATGGTCGGTTTAATGGCTGCCTGTCCGGATGGGAATGGTTTTAATGCAAAATTCGAACATTTTCAGGTAAAGCACCTTCCTGATCAGAGAAGACTGGAGTGGCTCAACAAAAACAAATAATATCAATCATATGAAATTTGATACATAATCCTCTAAAATCAGCTAAAGTAAACTCAGCCTTTATCCTATAAAACCTTGTGGTTGTGGAAAAGGATAAACAGGTAAAGGTTGATTAAGGATTTTTGGATTGATGATTAAATTATTTCATTCCTGTAGGTACTTCTTTTATTAAAAAGTTGTACCTATTTCTCTTTTGAAGCAAGACGCTTTCTGATGGTACTCACAAACTCCTTTGAAACACCAAGATAGGAAGCAATATAATATTGGGCCACTCTTTGCGGAATGGAAGGATAGACCTTGATAAATTCAAGATACCGGTCTGAAGCAGTTTTTGAAATGGTATTCACCAGGCGGCTTTGAAGTGTTGTCAGGTTTCTCTGTACCAGCATTCTGAACACTCTTTCAAATTTCGGAACTTCACTTAACAGTTTTTCTTTCGTTGTTGGGTTCAGTATATAGATTTCCGAATCTTCAAGCGTTTCAATATACACTTTAGAAGGTTTCTGATCCTGAAAAGAAGCGATATCACTGATCCACCAGTCTTCAATGGCAAATAATAAGGTCACTTCAGAACCGCTGTCATCCAGACAATACATTCTCACACACCCTTTATGAATATATCCTTCAAACTGGCAGATCTCCCCTTCTTTCAATAAAACAGTCTTTTTAGGAAACGACTGGCAGGTCAGTAAGTCTGTAAATATTTTTTCTTCTTCCTCTGTAATGGTGATGAATCTTGTAATGTTTCTGGTGATATTTTCAAACATGAATCAAAGTTTATCCCTGCAAATTAGGAAAAAGACTGTAAACTTCATTCTTTAAAAGACCGCTTCCTCCGCCATAATGATCAATTACCTTTACGTCCTTATCCAAATTCTCACAGAATACTTTAATATCTTTTTCAAATTCGTCCTCCAGACCTGAACTTAAAAGAACAATATCTACTTTATTTTCTTTTATATATTCATAACAGAAGTGTTCATCGCTTTGGATTTCAGCTGCCCAGCCTTCGTTGTTTTCAATAATTCTTTTTAAGACCGCCAGAATCTCCTGATTCTTTCCGATTACTAAAAATGGAGTGTTTTCATTGTAATTGTTTTAATAGTTGAAAATTAAAAATTGAAAGTGGGCAATGAATCATTTGCACGTAAAATTAATCATTTCCAGGTATGCATTTTCAATTTCTCACTTTCAATTTTCAACTCCTAAAGATGTTTATTTCCCGTTATCTTCAATTCATTCAGGTCCAGCTGTGATTCTGCTTTTCTGATTTCAGCATCGCTGAACAGTTTTTCACGTTTCATTTTAAAAAGCTCTTTTCTCTGATGCTCAAAAATATCAAGCATGATCTTGTGGTATTCTTTCATATCATGCTGTCTGTTGCTGCACATTTCAATGGAACTTAAATGATTTTGATGGAGTGTGATATCATTTTCCAATGCTATTTTAAGATTTTCAACCAGACTGTTGCTCTCTATTGAACTTTCATATTCCTTATTAAGCCTGTTCACAGCAAGTTGGTCAAGTCTCATCTGAATTCCTGCCTGCTGCTCGTGGGAAGGAAGAATAGAATCAATCTCTCCGATTTTGGTTAATTTAATAATCAGCGGAAGCGTCAGTCCCTGAAAAACCAATGTCACAAAAATAACAATGAAGGTAATAAAAATAATAAGATTTCTCATCGGAAACTGAGCCTGGTTATTCATCATCACCGGAATAGAAAGTGCCGTAGCCAGAGAAACAACTCCTCTCATTCCTGCCCAGCCTATTATTAAAGGATTTTTCCATCCCGGGCTCGGATCCTGACGGGCTTTTTTGCTCAGCCATCTAGGAATATGAGCAACCGGATAAATCCATAAAAGGCGTACCACAATGACGATGAGACTTATCATTAAGCCATATTGTATTTCATCCATTAAGGAAGTTTCTCCTAAACCGTCGATAATGTCCGGAAGTTCAAGGCCAATTAAAACAAAAACCAATGCGTTCATTACAAAGATCAGGGTATTCCATACGCCTGTCATATTGATCCTTGTTGTTCCAGTTTTAAACATCTCATGGGCCCTGAAAGACATAAACAAACCTCCGCTCACCACAGCCATCACCCCTGAAAAATGAAAATGTTCAGCAGAAAGGAACAAAATGTAAGGAGTCATTACCGTAAGAGCGGCATCAATGGCCGGTGTCGTAGGCAAAAACCTGTGAATGGCATAGAAAATATGGGCACCCACTATTCCTACTACTATTCCCATCCCTGCCACAAGAAAGAACTGACCTGTTGCTTCATGCATGGAAAAAACACCTGTCATTACAGCAGCCAGTGCAAATCTGAAGACGATCAGTGAAGAGGCGTCATTGATCAGGCTTTCACCTTCCAATATGGCGATGGTTCGTTTGGGAACTTTTAATCCTTTTAAGACCGTTGTTGCAGCCACCGCATCAGGCGGAGAAACAATTCCCCCCAATAAAAACCCTAACGCCAAAGTAAAACCGGGAATCAGCATCCGGGAAGTAAAAGCCACCACCAAAGAAGTCAGGAATACCAATCCAAAAGCCAGCAGGCTGATGGGACGTTTCCACTTCCAGAAATCATTCCATGAGGTATACCAGGCCGCTTCATATAAAAGCGGGGGCAAAAAGATTAAAAATATAATCTCCGGATCCAGTTTTAAAACCGGAACACCCGGAATCATGCTGATACCCAGTCCCGCAAGGACCAGAAAAATAGGATACGCAATTTTGATGCGCTGTGCCAGCATAACCAGAAGCATAACGATTAATAGGAGTCCCAGAATTAAAAGTAGTTGTTCGTGCATTTTTTTAAGCTAAAAATTGAGAGTTGAAAGTTGAAATGATGAGGTTGTGTCTTTGTAGAAGCTGAAGAAGGATAAAGAGGGGTAAAAAGAAGAAAAGAAAAATTGGCAATTCTTAATTCTCCATTTTTCATTATCCATTCTCTCCAACCCTCCTACCCGCATCTTCTTTATAATTCCTCCTTCATCCAAACATCATTATATTCCTCCGGGTGTCTTTTGAACTGAGCATGGACGTAAGGGCATAAAGGGACAATTTTCAGATCGTTTTCCCTTGCATAGGACACCAGTCTTTCTAATAAAATTTTGGCAAAACCTTTTCCTTCGTATTCCTGATTAACCTCAGTATGGTATACTGTCAGCTTCTGCCCGATCACTGAAATATCCATTTTTCCTGCTTTATGGTTGTCTGAAAAAAGTTGAATTTCTCCTCTTCTTCCTTCTAAAACGATTTCTGTTCTTTCCATTTTTTTGTTTTTAATTATTGATTCAAAATTAGTATTCTTTATAGTTCTGTCCGATGACCTATGATAAGTTCGGTAGCAGTCCTTTTTTACTGCATTTATATCTTTAATTTTAATGCTAAATTACAGCTCAGGGAAATGGTGTCCATTTAACTGGTTTAGTAAATACTTTTTCATTTAAAACCACCTACTGCTTTATATAATTCTTAAAAAAAACATCTTATTTTATCTTTTTTATAACGCTGTATTTTAATAAAATTTGGTTTTTAAAATATTTAAAATAGCTTCACCTAATTAAGAGAGCATTAAAAACAAACACCAAAACACTACAAATCAAACCATTAATCCATTAACAATAATTTAATATTCAAAAAGTCTACTTTTTTAGTGGACTAATAAAAATTATATTATATATTTGCAAACGTATTCAGGAAATAAAACAAAATGAAGGCAGAATTCAAGAATAATTCAATAAAGAAACATACCATCAAAACAATGATGATGGTTACCTGTATGCCTATACATCAAGAATACTGTGGTTGACCTTACTTTTATATGACATATTTTTTAAAGGCCCTACCACGATGTAGGGCCTTTTTTATTGAAAAACAAACAACATTAAAAAAATAAAAATGAGCAATTCTAAAAACAAATGGTTGATTCCATTGGCGTTTACAAATATCTATGTGATATGGGGAATTACGTTTTTAGCTATTTCATTTGGCTTAAAAGGTTTCCCCCCCTTCATCCTTTCAGGATTGAGATTTCTGGTTGCCGGAATTCTGATGATAGGATATCTTCTTTCAAGAGGAGAAAAAGCAAATTCACTGATCAACTGGAAAAAAAATGCAGTCACAGGAATTCTTATCCTTGCCGGGGGAACCGGACTTGTAGCCTGGGGCGAACAATATGTAACTGCTTCTGAAGCTGCAATTTCAATAGCAACCGGTCCTTTCTGGTTCATCGCTATTGACAAAAAAAACTGGAAATATTATTTTACAGATAAGTTTATTCCAATCGGTTTGGCAATTGGTTTTGCAGGATTAATATTATTCTTAAAAGGAAGTGTCCATTCAAGTGCAGCTCATGCGGTGGGCAACGGCCATCTGCGTATTACGGCATTTATCGTATTGGGATTAAGTTCCGTAGCATGGGTGCTGGGTTCATTATATTCTAAGAAAAATCCGGCTTCACAATCCACTTTTATGAATATTGCACAACAGCTTATAGTAGCGGGATTAGTATGTTTTTTTATTGCTTTTATAAGAAAAGAATGGACTGGTTTTTCTATTTCAGCTGTTCCTTTATCAGCATGGTTCGGGGTTCTGTTTTTGATTTTCTTTGGATCGATAATCGCTTATTTGTCGTACATTTGGCTATTGTCCGTAAAACCCGCCGCTTTAGTAAGCACCCATACCTACATTAACCCTATTGTAACGGTTATTGCAGGCTGGATTGTTGCCCATCAAAGCATTAATGGAGGCCAGCTATATGGTTTATCTATCATATTACTGGGAGTACTTCTGACGAATGTCACCAAGTACTTCAGGCTTTCAAAACGGTCGAAGGTTAAAATCAGAAGACTAAGAAGATTTTTTAACAGAGCAGGCAGACGATATCAGCCAATTTAAAAAGTATACAATATCAGAATGATAGAAATTAAAAATATATCAAAAACATTTTATCAGAAAAAGCAGTCCTTCAAGGCACTGGATAAGGTGAGCCTCAATATCGAAAAAGGTGATATCGTAGGGATTATCGGATTTTCAGGAGCGGGTAAAAGTACACTGATCCGTACGGTAAATCTATTGGAAAGACCAGATGAAGGGCAGATCATTATTAATGGAAAGGATTTCACTAAGCTAAGTTCTAAGCAACTGGCTGAAGAGCGTAAAAAAATAGGAATGATTTTCCAGCATTTCAATCTTCTTTCTTCAAGAACTGTTTTTGATAATGTAGCTCTGCCTCTGGAGCTGGATAATAAAGGTAAAGATCAAATCAATAAAAAAGTCAATGAACTCTTAAAAATTGTTGGACTGGAAGATAAAGCCAACGATTATCCTAAAAGTCTTTCCGGAGGACAAAAGCAAAGGGTAGCTATTGCAAGAGCATTGGCTAATGATCCCCATCTGCTGCTTTCTGACGAAGCCACCAGTGCACTAGATCCTGCTACAACACAGTCTATCTTACAGCTTTTAAGGGATATTAATAAGAGACTGGGAATTACGATTCTTTTAATTACCCACGAAATGGAGGTCATCAAAGCAGTCTGCAATCATGTAGCAGTGATAGACCAAGGAAAATTAGTAACAAAAGGAACTTTAAGCGAGATTATTTCGGATAAGGAACATCCGGTAATCCGTCAATTTATAAATTCAGACATCATGACCCTGCCACAGGAACTCAATAACCGACTGCAGAAAGAGCCAAAGGATGGTTTATTTCCGCTGGTCGAAATAGAACTTAATGAAAACATCAGTGTTGAAGAGCTTCTTTCAACGCTGTACAACCAATATAAAATCCCTTATAAACTTTTAAAAGCAGACGTGGAATATCTGGGAGATTCCAATTTTGGAAAACTGCTGCTGCAACTTCAGGGAGCTGCGGAAGAAAATCAGCAGGCTATCTACTATTTTAATCAGAATAAAATTCAAAATACAGTAAAAGGATATGCTTAGTGATGCGGTAATTGCCCTTTTGGCAAAAGGAACCTGGGAAACAGTGTATATGACGTTTATGTCCGGATTTTTCGGATTTGTACTGGGACTTCCGGTTGGGATTATGTTGTTTTTAACAAGAAAAGGACAGCTGATGGAAAACACTTTTTACCACAGAATTTTATCTATTCTGGTTAATATTTTCCGGGCTATTCCTTTTATCATTCTAATTGTATGGATGATTCCTTTTACAAGAATTTTAGCGGGAACTTCTATTGGAGTGAATGCAGCGTTGGTTCCTTTAAGTGTAGGAGCAGCTCCGTTCATTGCACGACTTGTTGAGAACAGCCTTATTGAAGTTCCACAAGGTCTTATAGAAACAGCAAGATCCCTTGGAGCTTCTCCGTTACAGATCATCAGAAAAGTATTGCTTCCCGAAGCACTTCCTTCATTAGTCAATAATGCAACGATCACTTTGATCACTCTTGTAGGATACTCAGCGATGGGAGGTGCTGTAGGAGCCGGTGGATTAGGGCAGGTTGGCTACCAATATGGATATATCGGGTATGATATTGTCATTATGAATACCGTATTGATCTTGCTTGTACTTTTGGTTTTCATTATCCAGTTCGCAGGAGACAGGCTTTCAAAAAGTTTTGACCATAGATAGAAAATGTTTTATAGGATTGGAGAGTTGAAAATGAAAAATGGAGAATGTGGAGTGGAAAATAATATATTCCCGATTCGCTTTCTTTTCCTTAGATCTGTTTAAATAGAAAATAAAATGAAAAAAATAAAGATTTTAAGTTTTTTAACAGCCGGATTACTTCTGTTCAACGCCTGTTCAGGAAGAAAAGATGACCCCAACTTTATTCGGGTAGGGATCACCTATGGCCCGGAGCAGGAAATTGCTGAAGTCGCCAAAAAAGTTGCAAAGGAGAAATACAATCTGGAAGTAGAGCTTATTCCTTTTAATGATTATGTAGTTCCTAATGAAGCTTTGACTAATGGAGATATTGATGCCAATGCATTCCAGCATATTCCTTATTTAAGTGAACAGTCCAAGCAGAGAGGATACCACCTCGTACCGGTAGGAAATACTTTTGTATTCCCTATTGTAGCTTATTCTAAAAAAATAAAAAATATCAGCCAGCTTCAGGATGGAAGTACCGTTGTGATTCCCAATGACCCTACCAATGGCGGACGTTCTTTACTTCTGCTGCAAAAAAGCGGTCTCTTAAAATTAAAAGACGGTGTCGGGCTCCTTCCGAAAGTCACTGATATTACAGCCAATCCTAAACAGCTTAAAATCATGGAGATTGAAGGCGCACAGATTCCAAGGGTTCTGGAAGACAGAGATGTTGTAGTAGGAATTATCAATAACAATTTTGCAGCTCAGGCCGGATTAAATCAGGAAAAGGAAGGAATCATTGTAGAAGATAAAGACTCTCCTTACGTCAATGTAATTGTAGCAAGACCGGACAACAAAGACAGCCAAAAAGTTAAAAACTTTGTAAAAGCCTACGAATCTCCTGAAGTGGAAAAGAAAGCTAAGGAAATCTTCAAAGGAGGAGCGGTAAAAGGATGGGATTAATGAATTGGAGTGGATGACAATACGAGAGTGGATAAGGGTAAATCATTTCATTTATTTTTTTTCTTTCTCAATTTTCCCCTCTTTACTTCTTTAAATATTCCGGAAACTTCCTGATGAATTTTCAACTTT
This genomic window from Chryseobacterium sp. MEBOG06 contains:
- a CDS encoding M17 family peptidase N-terminal domain-containing protein — protein: MKTILSQSLVIAALVFSALNFAQTTTTAPPKTAAIGTSKNWGSVDGISIIGWVQGPSSANTDLQVACVFEYTEGDIFNAPALPASLNGLVHLDEALKGELTNIRKSGQFQGHSLETILITPPAGSMSAKKLLLIGLGDRNKFTPDLMTSVGEVAAREAMRLGVANFAFASDLKDAGIDSPTALIAGNVVRGIVHANRSENYLKEHQLSTTKKIEKVYLLSGPAFFETAGGGISEAIAEVKKK
- a CDS encoding pirin family protein, with translation MDRKDFIKKGLLGTGMFVASASLAKNMENEIDEIEPLEPIGYNHLPNTESKIKENSVIHKADSRGKADHGWLLSQHTFSFANYHNPERMHFGVLRVLNDDKVEGGRGFGTHPHDNMEIISIPLEGDLEHKDSMGNTAIIKSGDIQVMSAGTGIMHSEFNRNSDQSVKFLQIWVYPNKRNVTPRYDQITLNKTKSHNRFQQILSPNADDEGVWIHQDAWFHLGTFDKDTETVYEIKKKGNGAYFFIIKGSAEIEGQKVEERDGFGVWDIKDLNIKILQEDTEILIMEVPMTL
- a CDS encoding response regulator transcription factor, coding for MNIKAKLDKALLDQSFENKDTSGIWLKYRSVAKMYSEIENAICVLTDLKTRRSTIHYGGMSSLIGDDRCGEEIEISSIWEDEILSKVHPEDVRKKLVLEHYFFHFLKEVPMAEWTDYYMAVNLRMRSHSGEYLTVLHRMFYAVEEDKVRLGLCIYNISGNNVNALLHENGVIVNSMNGATLYYNEFKYTDVLSAREKEVLLLIAHGKMSKEIAESLDISLNTVNRHRQNILQKLQVKNSIEAYRLAKAMELV
- a CDS encoding DUF1349 domain-containing protein, producing MKKLLLAASLSFMTGFLHNVRAQRLEKMNWFNEPEKWEIKDNSLSMFVTPQSDYWRISHYGFTVDDAPFYYSTYGGEFEVKVKITGDYKVRFDQMGLMLRTDPQNYIKFGIEYVDGKYNLSTVVTHTTSDWSVIELKEKPQAVWIKAVRRLDAVEIFYSFDDKNYIMMRNAHLQDNTPVMVGLMAACPDGNGFNAKFEHFQVKHLPDQRRLEWLNKNK
- a CDS encoding Crp/Fnr family transcriptional regulator — encoded protein: MFENITRNITRFITITEEEEKIFTDLLTCQSFPKKTVLLKEGEICQFEGYIHKGCVRMYCLDDSGSEVTLLFAIEDWWISDIASFQDQKPSKVYIETLEDSEIYILNPTTKEKLLSEVPKFERVFRMLVQRNLTTLQSRLVNTISKTASDRYLEFIKVYPSIPQRVAQYYIASYLGVSKEFVSTIRKRLASKEK
- a CDS encoding Na+/H+ antiporter, which produces MHEQLLLILGLLLIVMLLVMLAQRIKIAYPIFLVLAGLGISMIPGVPVLKLDPEIIFLIFLPPLLYEAAWYTSWNDFWKWKRPISLLAFGLVFLTSLVVAFTSRMLIPGFTLALGFLLGGIVSPPDAVAATTVLKGLKVPKRTIAILEGESLINDASSLIVFRFALAAVMTGVFSMHEATGQFFLVAGMGIVVGIVGAHIFYAIHRFLPTTPAIDAALTVMTPYILFLSAEHFHFSGVMAVVSGGLFMSFRAHEMFKTGTTRINMTGVWNTLIFVMNALVFVLIGLELPDIIDGLGETSLMDEIQYGLMISLIVIVVRLLWIYPVAHIPRWLSKKARQDPSPGWKNPLIIGWAGMRGVVSLATALSIPVMMNNQAQFPMRNLIIFITFIVIFVTLVFQGLTLPLIIKLTKIGEIDSILPSHEQQAGIQMRLDQLAVNRLNKEYESSIESNSLVENLKIALENDITLHQNHLSSIEMCSNRQHDMKEYHKIMLDIFEHQRKELFKMKREKLFSDAEIRKAESQLDLNELKITGNKHL
- a CDS encoding GNAT family N-acetyltransferase, translated to MERTEIVLEGRRGEIQLFSDNHKAGKMDISVIGQKLTVYHTEVNQEYEGKGFAKILLERLVSYARENDLKIVPLCPYVHAQFKRHPEEYNDVWMKEEL
- a CDS encoding EamA family transporter, whose amino-acid sequence is MSNSKNKWLIPLAFTNIYVIWGITFLAISFGLKGFPPFILSGLRFLVAGILMIGYLLSRGEKANSLINWKKNAVTGILILAGGTGLVAWGEQYVTASEAAISIATGPFWFIAIDKKNWKYYFTDKFIPIGLAIGFAGLILFLKGSVHSSAAHAVGNGHLRITAFIVLGLSSVAWVLGSLYSKKNPASQSTFMNIAQQLIVAGLVCFFIAFIRKEWTGFSISAVPLSAWFGVLFLIFFGSIIAYLSYIWLLSVKPAALVSTHTYINPIVTVIAGWIVAHQSINGGQLYGLSIILLGVLLTNVTKYFRLSKRSKVKIRRLRRFFNRAGRRYQPI
- a CDS encoding methionine ABC transporter ATP-binding protein, translating into MIEIKNISKTFYQKKQSFKALDKVSLNIEKGDIVGIIGFSGAGKSTLIRTVNLLERPDEGQIIINGKDFTKLSSKQLAEERKKIGMIFQHFNLLSSRTVFDNVALPLELDNKGKDQINKKVNELLKIVGLEDKANDYPKSLSGGQKQRVAIARALANDPHLLLSDEATSALDPATTQSILQLLRDINKRLGITILLITHEMEVIKAVCNHVAVIDQGKLVTKGTLSEIISDKEHPVIRQFINSDIMTLPQELNNRLQKEPKDGLFPLVEIELNENISVEELLSTLYNQYKIPYKLLKADVEYLGDSNFGKLLLQLQGAAEENQQAIYYFNQNKIQNTVKGYA
- the metI gene encoding methionine ABC transporter permease MetI encodes the protein MLSDAVIALLAKGTWETVYMTFMSGFFGFVLGLPVGIMLFLTRKGQLMENTFYHRILSILVNIFRAIPFIILIVWMIPFTRILAGTSIGVNAALVPLSVGAAPFIARLVENSLIEVPQGLIETARSLGASPLQIIRKVLLPEALPSLVNNATITLITLVGYSAMGGAVGAGGLGQVGYQYGYIGYDIVIMNTVLILLVLLVFIIQFAGDRLSKSFDHR
- the metQ gene encoding methionine ABC transporter substrate-binding lipoprotein MetQ; its protein translation is MKKIKILSFLTAGLLLFNACSGRKDDPNFIRVGITYGPEQEIAEVAKKVAKEKYNLEVELIPFNDYVVPNEALTNGDIDANAFQHIPYLSEQSKQRGYHLVPVGNTFVFPIVAYSKKIKNISQLQDGSTVVIPNDPTNGGRSLLLLQKSGLLKLKDGVGLLPKVTDITANPKQLKIMEIEGAQIPRVLEDRDVVVGIINNNFAAQAGLNQEKEGIIVEDKDSPYVNVIVARPDNKDSQKVKNFVKAYESPEVEKKAKEIFKGGAVKGWD